Proteins co-encoded in one Candidatus Bathyarchaeota archaeon genomic window:
- the albA gene encoding DNA-binding protein Alba, whose protein sequence is MTETNAVLIGKKPTMNYVLACITFFHSGAKEVSVKARGRSICRAIDVVEVVRHKFLPDVKIKNIGIGTDQFLPQDHEEGNQGTNVSTIEITLTR, encoded by the coding sequence GTGACAGAAACCAACGCAGTCTTAATCGGAAAAAAACCAACAATGAACTATGTCCTCGCTTGCATCACCTTCTTCCACAGCGGCGCAAAAGAAGTCAGCGTTAAAGCCCGCGGGAGATCCATCTGCCGAGCAATCGATGTCGTTGAAGTAGTCAGGCACAAATTCCTCCCGGACGTAAAAATCAAAAACATCGGCATTGGAACAGACCAATTCCTACCACAAGACCATGAAGAAGGCAACCAAGGAACAAACGTCAGCACCATAGAAATAACGCTCACCAGATAA
- a CDS encoding Lrp/AsnC family transcriptional regulator, which translates to MAKVTSLEPLTKRSIQLLKTLYEKGKATNTYTLRVKQDELSNQLGVSRQALNVHLRKLKNRGYIRTGRGFIDVTEKGLSALGVSTTPAFVLLKVSPMKRIHVYQQIHELGVSRAFRIAGEVDALIIVERENLDEFLKKLYSIDGIEDTRSYVTIDTIK; encoded by the coding sequence ATGGCAAAAGTGACCAGTTTGGAACCATTAACTAAACGTTCAATCCAGCTGTTAAAAACCCTTTATGAAAAGGGAAAAGCCACAAACACTTACACTTTGAGAGTAAAACAGGATGAATTATCAAATCAACTTGGAGTAAGTAGGCAAGCGTTAAACGTGCATCTGCGCAAACTCAAAAATCGCGGTTACATCCGCACTGGCAGAGGCTTTATCGACGTAACTGAGAAAGGGTTAAGTGCCCTAGGTGTGTCAACCACCCCTGCGTTTGTTTTGCTTAAAGTTTCGCCGATGAAGCGGATTCACGTTTACCAGCAAATCCATGAACTCGGGGTTTCCAGAGCTTTCCGTATTGCAGGAGAAGTTGATGCGCTAATTATTGTTGAGCGAGAAAACCTAGATGAGTTCTTAAAGAAACTCTACAGCATCGATGGCATTGAGGACACGCGTTCTTATGTGACCATTGACACAATCAAGTAG
- a CDS encoding CoA-binding protein, whose product MEESIHQLDAFFNPRSVAVIGATKKVDKAGHVIFKNFSTNKERGVFKGELYPVNPNEESILGFKCYKSLSRIPCEVELIVIIVPAKVVPSVMAEAVAKKVKAAIIISSGFREVGNAELEEQVVATAKKGGIRILGPNCLGVYYSKTGIDTLFLPETKVLTTGDDVVATPRPMPGSIAMVTQSGAFGVAALDYLTGRQMGVSKFVSFGNKCDVSESDILNYLFYDDDTKVTLMYIEDVKDGREFLNVAKKVTVKKPIVAIKSGRSTAGARAAASHTGAIAGSDKIYDAAFEQGGVIRARDMEEFFDMGKALAMQPPALGRNIGILTDAGGPGVMTVDECETLGLTVERFSESTLQKFQELKDKGVILKIATTSNPVDLTGSVTDEMFEIAAELMFEDPKVDGIILLGLHHMPGLREKYIDGIVEVAAKYSKPIVMCDIGETEMALYTRSRFDRLCVPSFGSPEDAARAMKSLVTYGEYLKRAGCSEEYIAEYKKSCTPKR is encoded by the coding sequence ATGGAAGAATCAATACACCAGTTAGACGCGTTTTTCAATCCGCGTTCAGTCGCCGTTATCGGCGCTACAAAAAAGGTTGATAAAGCAGGGCATGTTATTTTCAAGAACTTCTCCACAAACAAGGAACGCGGAGTTTTCAAAGGTGAGCTCTACCCTGTGAACCCCAACGAAGAGTCAATTCTAGGCTTCAAATGCTACAAGTCGCTTTCCCGTATCCCCTGCGAAGTAGAGTTGATTGTTATTATCGTGCCTGCCAAAGTTGTCCCCTCGGTTATGGCGGAGGCTGTCGCCAAGAAAGTTAAAGCCGCCATAATCATAAGCTCAGGCTTCCGAGAAGTCGGCAATGCCGAGTTGGAAGAGCAAGTGGTGGCTACTGCCAAGAAGGGCGGAATTCGAATTTTAGGACCCAACTGCTTAGGCGTCTACTACTCAAAAACAGGCATCGACACCTTGTTCCTGCCTGAGACGAAGGTGCTGACCACTGGTGATGATGTTGTTGCGACGCCAAGACCTATGCCTGGAAGCATTGCAATGGTCACACAGAGTGGAGCTTTTGGTGTAGCTGCACTGGACTACTTGACTGGTCGCCAGATGGGTGTTAGCAAATTCGTAAGTTTCGGCAACAAATGTGACGTTAGCGAATCAGATATCCTCAACTATTTGTTTTATGATGACGACACCAAGGTTACACTCATGTACATAGAGGACGTCAAAGACGGCAGAGAATTTCTCAACGTAGCCAAAAAAGTCACAGTTAAAAAACCAATTGTAGCCATCAAGTCGGGACGCAGTACTGCTGGCGCAAGAGCAGCGGCTTCGCACACTGGCGCTATCGCGGGGTCGGATAAGATTTATGATGCGGCATTTGAGCAGGGCGGAGTCATCAGGGCACGCGACATGGAAGAATTCTTTGATATGGGTAAAGCATTAGCTATGCAGCCGCCTGCTTTAGGCAGAAACATCGGCATTCTCACAGATGCTGGTGGACCAGGCGTTATGACAGTTGACGAATGCGAAACATTAGGGTTGACGGTTGAGCGCTTCTCTGAGTCGACACTGCAAAAATTCCAAGAACTCAAAGACAAAGGGGTTATACTAAAGATTGCTACAACTTCTAACCCTGTGGATTTGACAGGTTCAGTGACGGATGAAATGTTTGAAATCGCCGCTGAGCTGATGTTCGAAGACCCTAAAGTTGACGGCATCATTTTACTTGGTTTACATCACATGCCAGGTCTCAGAGAAAAATACATCGACGGTATTGTGGAAGTCGCTGCCAAATACAGCAAACCAATAGTCATGTGTGACATCGGCGAGACAGAAATGGCGCTCTACACACGCTCGCGATTTGACAGGTTGTGTGTGCCGTCCTTTGGGTCACCTGAGGACGCGGCGCGAGCTATGAAATCGCTGGTAACCTATGGCGAGTACCTAAAACGGGCAGGCTGTTCAGAGGAGTACATCGCAGAATACAAGAAGTCCTGTACGCCTAAACGCTGA
- a CDS encoding B12-binding domain-containing radical SAM protein has translation MRDKHPREAKMKPHITLVNPAAPPAAAMHWPFALLGLGYLGAVLEKNNYKVDVIDCQMLNLSFEDFRAEIAKRQPNIVGMTSSTLTYKSGLKLVKIAKEACPNCITIAGGPHVTFWDDHALEECPELDIVVRKEGEETMLELVQKIEAGESYYDVLGITCRKDGKIHRTPDRPYIEDLDSLPFPARHLWPMEKFREHEDVLYLATSRGCVYWCEFCATVRMHGRKYRMRSPKNVVDEIEFLHKTYGMSNFTFCDDAFTVDQPRVEELCNDILKRGLKIKWNCGTRVDMLTKELLIKMKEAGCISVWFGVESGTQQMLDAMKKGITPELTIKVLGWVRELGLQPVPNVILGFPGETKESAWKTIKFVEKISPDAVGFYNVATPFPGTPMYDMVKEKGWLRVTDFDLYDTTRPTFETPWLSMKELGKLREGAFHHYYLRRAYFFDKKRRFKLSTALIVAMNLIADIKLKLRRN, from the coding sequence TTGAGAGATAAACACCCGCGTGAAGCAAAAATGAAGCCTCATATAACATTAGTGAACCCAGCCGCGCCGCCTGCTGCTGCTATGCATTGGCCCTTTGCACTGTTAGGCTTAGGGTACTTAGGTGCAGTTTTAGAAAAAAACAACTACAAAGTTGACGTAATCGATTGCCAAATGCTTAATCTCTCTTTTGAAGACTTCAGAGCTGAGATTGCCAAGCGGCAACCCAACATTGTCGGCATGACTTCCTCCACGTTAACGTATAAATCAGGCTTGAAATTGGTGAAAATCGCCAAAGAAGCTTGCCCCAACTGTATTACAATCGCAGGTGGACCCCACGTTACCTTCTGGGACGACCATGCTCTGGAAGAGTGCCCCGAACTTGACATTGTAGTTAGGAAAGAGGGGGAAGAAACTATGCTGGAACTGGTGCAGAAGATAGAAGCGGGCGAGAGCTACTATGACGTTTTGGGCATCACCTGCAGAAAAGACGGCAAAATCCACAGAACACCAGACCGCCCATACATTGAAGATTTAGATAGCTTGCCGTTTCCAGCGCGCCACCTGTGGCCAATGGAGAAGTTCCGTGAACACGAGGATGTGTTGTATTTGGCGACTAGCAGGGGGTGCGTGTACTGGTGTGAATTCTGCGCTACTGTTAGGATGCACGGTCGCAAGTACCGCATGCGAAGCCCAAAAAACGTAGTTGACGAGATAGAGTTTCTCCACAAGACGTATGGCATGAGCAATTTCACGTTTTGTGATGACGCTTTTACCGTGGACCAGCCCAGAGTCGAGGAATTATGTAATGATATCCTAAAACGCGGCTTAAAGATAAAGTGGAACTGTGGAACACGCGTTGACATGCTAACTAAAGAACTGCTTATCAAAATGAAAGAAGCAGGTTGCATCTCAGTCTGGTTTGGCGTGGAGTCAGGTACACAACAAATGTTAGATGCCATGAAGAAAGGAATCACCCCAGAATTAACCATTAAAGTTCTAGGTTGGGTACGAGAATTAGGGCTCCAGCCAGTTCCAAACGTTATTCTCGGCTTTCCAGGAGAAACCAAAGAGAGCGCTTGGAAGACCATAAAGTTTGTTGAAAAGATATCGCCTGACGCGGTAGGCTTCTACAATGTCGCTACACCTTTCCCTGGCACGCCGATGTACGACATGGTTAAAGAGAAAGGCTGGTTGAGAGTCACAGACTTTGACTTGTACGATACTACAAGACCTACCTTTGAGACACCGTGGCTTAGCATGAAAGAACTTGGAAAACTCCGCGAAGGCGCTTTTCACCATTACTATTTGCGTAGAGCGTACTTCTTTGATAAGAAAAGACGGTTTAAGCTGTCTACAGCATTGATTGTGGCGATGAACCTAATAGCAGACATCAAGCTAAAACTTCGAAGAAACTAA
- a CDS encoding 50S ribosomal protein L40e: MPILDPVKKSIAQKHRLYMKICRDCGARNAETALKCRKCKGKNLRWKKREIVK; the protein is encoded by the coding sequence ATGCCGATATTAGACCCAGTAAAGAAATCCATAGCTCAAAAACACAGGCTTTACATGAAAATCTGCCGAGACTGCGGGGCACGCAACGCTGAAACAGCGTTAAAATGCAGAAAGTGCAAGGGCAAAAACCTGCGCTGGAAGAAACGAGAAATAGTAAAATAA
- a CDS encoding B12-binding domain-containing radical SAM protein: MILLMTTAPPESGAWYLGKRLPPIGLMYIAASLEKAGFEVQMLDNYLMKKSIAEVKQLVAKLNPQIVGITCGSATYARCIETARAIKEVLPNCRIVVGGWHASYEPDSLLANPEIDYVVMGEGERAITQLATCITNGNEPAAMTIAGVALRRHGKNIKNPPKFIENMDELPYPARHLLPLELYDRTIEYLNVKPADVMSISRGCVYNCGFCETRKLWGNICRGFSPQRVIGEMQDLMSKYGTKGIYFINDNFTLRKKETLELCELMVKNKLDLEWVCDTRVDLVNQELLEKMSRAGCKTIWFGVESGSERMLQRIGRNTTLKQIETAFELCRKNRIQTACSFMLGMPDETLKDMEMSLRFAKKLNPDWCLFNVFIANPDSRLYQEVLESGKYDKLDDFLLSVKTEEFDYNSLLEIQRRYFREFNMSPKQIIKRVRREGVINFAKRRLNPKAPKRVGIA, from the coding sequence TTGATTCTTTTAATGACCACAGCGCCCCCTGAAAGCGGCGCATGGTACCTTGGAAAACGCTTGCCTCCGATAGGTTTAATGTACATTGCCGCGTCGCTTGAGAAAGCTGGCTTTGAAGTGCAGATGCTCGATAACTACCTCATGAAAAAATCAATCGCTGAAGTTAAGCAGTTGGTCGCGAAGCTTAATCCGCAAATTGTAGGTATCACATGTGGCTCAGCAACTTACGCACGCTGCATAGAAACCGCCAGAGCCATAAAAGAAGTCTTGCCTAACTGCAGAATCGTCGTGGGCGGATGGCATGCTTCCTATGAACCTGACAGTTTGCTGGCGAACCCAGAAATCGATTATGTTGTTATGGGGGAAGGCGAGAGAGCCATCACACAACTTGCCACCTGCATCACTAACGGCAACGAACCCGCCGCCATGACAATCGCTGGCGTTGCATTGAGGCGGCATGGAAAAAACATCAAAAACCCGCCTAAATTCATCGAAAACATGGATGAACTTCCTTACCCAGCAAGGCACTTGTTGCCGCTTGAACTCTACGACAGAACCATAGAATACCTAAACGTGAAGCCCGCGGATGTCATGAGCATCTCACGCGGGTGCGTCTACAACTGTGGCTTCTGTGAAACAAGAAAACTTTGGGGCAACATCTGCCGAGGCTTCAGCCCGCAAAGGGTTATCGGTGAAATGCAGGATTTAATGAGTAAATACGGCACGAAAGGCATCTATTTTATCAACGACAACTTTACGCTCAGAAAAAAAGAAACCCTGGAATTATGCGAATTAATGGTCAAAAACAAATTGGATTTAGAGTGGGTTTGCGACACACGCGTTGACCTCGTCAACCAAGAACTCCTAGAAAAGATGAGCAGAGCAGGATGCAAGACAATCTGGTTTGGCGTTGAATCAGGCTCAGAAAGAATGCTGCAACGGATTGGCAGAAACACAACGCTGAAGCAGATAGAAACCGCTTTTGAGCTTTGCCGCAAAAACAGAATACAAACCGCCTGCTCGTTTATGCTTGGCATGCCTGATGAGACGCTCAAAGACATGGAGATGTCGCTTAGGTTCGCTAAGAAGTTGAATCCTGACTGGTGTTTGTTTAACGTTTTCATCGCTAACCCAGACAGCAGGCTCTACCAAGAAGTGCTTGAATCAGGAAAATACGATAAACTTGACGATTTCTTGCTGAGTGTGAAAACTGAAGAGTTCGATTACAACTCGCTTCTGGAAATCCAGCGAAGGTATTTTAGGGAATTTAACATGTCGCCAAAGCAAATAATCAAGCGAGTGAGGCGTGAAGGCGTTATCAACTTTGCAAAAAGAAGGCTCAATCCTAAAGCGCCAAAACGTGTTGGAATCGCTTAA
- the aspS gene encoding aspartate--tRNA(Asn) ligase, with amino-acid sequence MNLDSIDDLIRTHYTSNITPETDGQEVTVFGWVQDIRDLGGIRFIIMQDREGTIQLTIPKKRIPPEVLAKSDILQKRFAIGVKGTVKKTNMTPRGIEVIPNAIKIFNTATEQLPIDITGKTPANIEARLDARPLDLTQEKTLATFKIQHTALEAIRGFLFEKGFLEVHTPRIIASATEGGAELFSVDYFGQKAYLAQSPQLYKEELTLSFEKVFEVGPFFRAEESHTRRHLSEFVSVDIEQAFADAKDVMALLEQVIQYACATVKEKCATELSALGYKFEVPTLPFKRLTYDQVLEDLKAQGVTIPWGEDIPTEAFRVLGKLYPYFYFITDWPTHAKAFYIKPKDDKPEICEGFDLMWRYIELVSGGTRIAQKDQLIARLKEKGLNPESFKCHLQAYDYGMPPHAGWAIGLERLTMILTGNKNIREVTLYPRDRVRLTP; translated from the coding sequence ATGAATTTGGACTCTATTGATGATTTGATTAGAACACATTATACTAGCAACATAACGCCAGAAACGGACGGTCAAGAAGTAACAGTTTTCGGTTGGGTTCAAGACATACGTGACCTCGGCGGAATCCGCTTCATAATTATGCAAGACCGCGAAGGCACCATCCAGTTGACCATTCCCAAAAAAAGAATCCCGCCCGAAGTTTTAGCCAAATCTGACATCCTACAGAAACGGTTTGCAATCGGCGTGAAGGGCACGGTTAAAAAAACCAACATGACGCCCAGAGGTATAGAAGTCATTCCTAACGCCATAAAAATATTCAACACAGCAACCGAACAATTACCCATCGACATCACAGGCAAAACACCTGCAAACATAGAAGCACGCTTAGACGCAAGACCCCTCGACCTCACCCAAGAAAAAACCTTAGCCACCTTCAAAATCCAACACACCGCCCTAGAAGCAATTCGCGGTTTCCTCTTTGAGAAAGGTTTTCTGGAGGTTCATACACCAAGAATTATTGCTTCGGCAACTGAAGGAGGCGCCGAACTCTTCAGCGTTGACTATTTCGGTCAGAAAGCTTACCTCGCGCAGAGCCCACAACTCTACAAGGAAGAGTTAACGCTGAGTTTTGAGAAAGTTTTTGAGGTCGGACCATTTTTCCGCGCTGAAGAATCACACACGCGCAGGCATCTCAGCGAATTCGTCTCCGTTGACATTGAGCAAGCGTTTGCTGATGCTAAAGATGTCATGGCGCTCCTTGAGCAAGTTATCCAATACGCCTGCGCTACTGTTAAGGAGAAATGTGCCACAGAGTTGTCTGCGCTTGGCTACAAGTTTGAAGTGCCCACATTACCGTTTAAGCGCTTAACCTACGACCAAGTCCTAGAAGACCTCAAAGCGCAAGGTGTCACGATTCCGTGGGGCGAAGATATCCCAACAGAAGCATTCCGTGTACTGGGTAAACTCTACCCCTACTTCTACTTTATAACGGATTGGCCCACGCATGCCAAAGCTTTCTACATTAAACCCAAAGACGACAAACCTGAAATCTGCGAAGGCTTCGACTTAATGTGGCGCTACATCGAACTCGTCTCAGGCGGAACACGCATAGCCCAAAAAGACCAACTCATCGCGCGACTCAAAGAGAAAGGACTAAACCCAGAATCCTTCAAATGCCACCTGCAAGCCTACGACTACGGCATGCCACCCCACGCAGGCTGGGCAATAGGGCTCGAACGCCTAACCATGATATTAACAGGCAACAAAAACATACGCGAAGTAACACTCTACCCACGAGACAGAGTCAGACTAACACCATAA
- a CDS encoding class I SAM-dependent methyltransferase → METNYSTNLTVKKAQTVLPKDQTLKEKIHQANIEVHRSEAEYYELIHPEVYSKREQKRVKTLLEQIDKQIVDNQKNALDVGAGTGNLTGKLLQMGYKVTAIDISAEMCAILKKKYLAYLNDKLTVINSPIEDLNFTKGAFDLIVGYSVLHHLPDYLAALRTLCGLLKKGGVIYIDHEASPFYWKNEPSSLAELVKSLYFHSNPLINSFYFQITGLRVPSIDYTLSDYWHKKEHAINHNAIAQTFKQAGFERFERADYHLNGAMFPNALFYLYRLLCRPEMSYWIAKK, encoded by the coding sequence TTGGAAACTAATTACTCAACAAACCTAACCGTGAAGAAGGCACAAACAGTATTGCCTAAAGACCAAACGCTAAAAGAGAAAATCCATCAAGCCAACATTGAGGTTCACCGTAGCGAAGCTGAGTACTACGAGCTGATTCATCCTGAAGTGTACAGTAAACGCGAACAAAAAAGAGTAAAGACGCTTCTTGAGCAGATAGACAAGCAGATTGTTGATAACCAAAAAAACGCACTTGACGTTGGCGCAGGCACAGGCAACTTAACAGGTAAACTGCTACAGATGGGCTACAAAGTCACAGCCATAGACATCTCAGCCGAAATGTGTGCCATCCTCAAGAAAAAGTACCTCGCCTACCTCAACGACAAACTCACAGTGATTAACTCGCCAATCGAAGACCTAAACTTCACAAAAGGTGCGTTTGATTTGATAGTGGGTTATTCGGTGCTTCATCACTTGCCCGATTACCTTGCCGCGCTTCGAACACTTTGCGGTTTACTAAAGAAAGGCGGAGTAATTTACATTGACCATGAGGCTTCGCCTTTTTACTGGAAGAACGAGCCCAGTAGCCTAGCTGAACTCGTAAAGAGCCTCTACTTCCACTCGAACCCCTTAATCAACAGTTTTTACTTCCAAATCACAGGCTTAAGGGTGCCCTCAATCGATTACACGCTGTCTGATTATTGGCACAAAAAAGAGCACGCCATAAACCACAATGCAATAGCTCAAACGTTCAAACAAGCAGGTTTCGAACGGTTTGAGAGGGCAGATTACCACCTAAACGGTGCAATGTTCCCAAACGCGTTATTCTACTTGTATCGGTTGCTATGTAGACCTGAAATGAGTTATTGGATAGCAAAAAAATAG
- a CDS encoding CTP-dependent riboflavin kinase: MAKRTETLSAEGQFLPQVVFFGTVFSGTGQGKKFIDLPWVKQQIEEKLGFTPYSGTLNLRLTKESVENKKRLEDAKGFVVEPQAGYCRGVMFRAQIDSVQGAIIVPKVPKYPSSVLEVIAPVYLREHLKLTDGSQVVVTVSV, encoded by the coding sequence GTGGCTAAAAGAACAGAAACCCTAAGCGCCGAGGGTCAGTTCTTGCCGCAGGTAGTTTTTTTTGGCACCGTTTTCTCGGGAACAGGTCAAGGAAAGAAGTTTATTGATTTGCCTTGGGTGAAGCAGCAGATAGAGGAAAAACTCGGTTTCACACCGTATTCTGGAACGCTAAACCTGCGTTTAACCAAAGAAAGCGTCGAAAACAAAAAACGGCTCGAGGATGCTAAGGGGTTTGTGGTTGAGCCGCAGGCAGGTTACTGTAGAGGCGTAATGTTTAGGGCGCAAATCGATTCTGTGCAGGGTGCAATCATTGTTCCGAAAGTTCCAAAATACCCCAGCAGTGTTTTGGAGGTTATTGCTCCTGTTTACCTACGCGAACACCTTAAGTTAACAGATGGCAGTCAAGTAGTTGTTACCGTCAGCGTTTAG
- a CDS encoding B12-binding domain-containing radical SAM protein: MKTRITLVNPPYPVGSHQHPAFMPLGLGYLGAVLHKNNFQVNVVDCQAYNLTHEQVREELIKFKPDIVGITSTTLTYKSALKIAKSAKEVFPNCITAIGGSHVTFWDDKALQEEPALDVIVRGEGEQTMLELAQRVENHQAFHDLVGTTCREDNKIKRNPDRPFLEDLDSLPFPALHLWKHSDNLRKYGSIPYPVMTSRGCVFWCNFCTAVRMFGRKYRMRSPKNVVDELEYLHKTYHATQFTFYDDAFTVDQARTEEICDEIHRRGLKIKWDCETRVDMVSKELLVKMRKAGCVGVWFGVESGSKKQLESMGKGFSLAQTRRAFKWAKEAGLMTVAGVILGFPGETKESAWETIRFIKELNPNDVGFYIATPYPGTPMYDEVKANGSLKITDFDKYDTATPTFEIPNMTMQELSQIREQAFQSFYLSPAYFVSALGMFKKGKMWGLGAFRLILAHFRRAVRAKADSILK, from the coding sequence ATGAAAACTCGCATAACTCTTGTCAATCCACCCTACCCAGTTGGTTCGCATCAGCATCCAGCGTTCATGCCACTGGGTCTTGGTTACTTGGGCGCGGTATTGCACAAGAACAATTTTCAAGTTAACGTGGTTGATTGCCAAGCATACAACCTTACCCACGAACAGGTCAGAGAAGAACTCATTAAATTTAAACCTGACATAGTCGGCATCACCTCCACCACACTCACTTACAAGTCAGCCCTCAAAATCGCAAAAAGTGCAAAAGAGGTTTTCCCAAACTGCATAACAGCAATCGGCGGGTCACATGTCACTTTCTGGGATGACAAGGCATTGCAGGAAGAGCCAGCCTTAGACGTTATCGTAAGAGGTGAAGGAGAACAAACAATGCTTGAACTCGCCCAGAGAGTGGAAAACCATCAAGCCTTCCACGACCTTGTAGGAACAACTTGCAGGGAAGACAACAAAATCAAGAGGAACCCTGACCGCCCCTTTTTGGAAGACCTCGACAGCTTGCCTTTCCCAGCACTGCATCTTTGGAAGCACAGTGATAATCTCCGCAAGTACGGTTCGATACCTTACCCTGTGATGACAAGCAGAGGCTGTGTGTTCTGGTGTAACTTCTGCACTGCTGTCCGAATGTTCGGCAGAAAATACCGCATGCGAAGCCCAAAAAACGTAGTTGACGAACTAGAGTATCTGCACAAGACCTATCATGCAACCCAATTCACATTTTACGACGACGCCTTCACAGTAGACCAAGCCAGAACCGAAGAAATCTGCGACGAGATACACCGCCGAGGTTTAAAGATTAAATGGGATTGTGAAACCCGCGTGGACATGGTCAGCAAAGAGCTACTTGTCAAGATGCGTAAGGCAGGTTGCGTCGGTGTTTGGTTCGGCGTTGAATCAGGCTCAAAGAAACAATTAGAAAGCATGGGCAAAGGCTTCTCGCTCGCGCAGACAAGGCGCGCGTTTAAGTGGGCAAAAGAAGCAGGCTTAATGACGGTTGCAGGAGTCATTTTGGGCTTTCCAGGCGAAACCAAGGAGAGCGCTTGGGAAACAATACGGTTCATCAAGGAACTCAACCCTAATGATGTCGGCTTCTACATAGCCACACCTTACCCAGGAACACCCATGTATGACGAAGTCAAAGCCAACGGCTCGCTGAAAATAACTGACTTTGATAAGTACGACACGGCAACCCCAACGTTTGAGATTCCAAACATGACCATGCAAGAACTCAGCCAAATACGAGAGCAAGCCTTCCAAAGCTTCTACCTCAGTCCAGCATACTTTGTCAGTGCTTTGGGC